A single window of Salvia splendens isolate huo1 chromosome 6, SspV2, whole genome shotgun sequence DNA harbors:
- the LOC121807710 gene encoding F-box protein PP2-B11-like — protein sequence MQSLWIGARELSITWSEEPQYWNWLHLDSCSGEVAELVRSCWLEIIGKIDVRSLRLKTSYSAYLVFKLQEGCKELQKAIASVRFVKEIGEGSADEGYGVFIDTMACDAGERGRFPHCRSDGWMEIKLGEFFNNLGDDGEVEMRLIEKNNPKWKTGLVVLKLKILCNNAYKRAVTKGNQK from the exons ATGCAGAGCTTGTGGATAGGAGCAAGGGAGCTTTCTATTACTTGGAGTGAGGAACCACAGTATTGGAATTGGCTTCATCTTGATTCTTGCAG TGGGGAGGTGGCTGAGCTTGTAAGAAGCTGCTGGCTGGAAATCATCGGAAAAATCGACGTGAGAAGCCTGCGTTTGAAGACGAGTTACAGCGCATATCTAGTGTTCAAGCTGCAAGAAGGGTGCAAGGAGCTGCAAAAGGCGATTGCATCAGTGAGGTTCGTGAAAGAGATAGGCGAGGGCAGCGCTGACGAGGGCTATGGCGTCTTCATCGACACCATGGCCTGCGATGCTGGAGAAAGGGGCCGGTTTCCTCACTGCCGCAGCGACGGCTGGATGGAGATCAAGCTCGGGGAGTTCTTCAACAATCTGGGAGATGATGGGGAGGTGGAGATGCGCTTGATCGAGAagaataatcctaaatggaAAACCGGTCTTGTTGTGTTGAAGCTGAAGATCTTGTGCAACAATGCATACAAACGAGCTGTAACGAAAGGGAACCAGAAATGA